The following proteins are co-located in the Vigna unguiculata cultivar IT97K-499-35 chromosome 9, ASM411807v1, whole genome shotgun sequence genome:
- the LOC114163715 gene encoding probable WRKY transcription factor 40 gives MDEKVEMLEAKVRHMKEQNRTLRMMLETMSRKWQKLQLHVQEINNAQGCRQSFSTAQKPSRIFVKTHPNDNSVMVKDGYRWKKYGQKKTTKDNPSPRAYYKCALAPTCPVKKKVQISIQDKSIIVATYEGKHNHGFASRDLLKPSSSSTPEVSTIMNNDLPMTNMSNNINIDLCLWNRVTLCDDDKQHKDGGTHIKVQECVTSLLKDPNFIASFAEAVILSINTQNKQVGLNLSLGLPQPHFFK, from the exons ATGGATGAAAAG GTTGAAATGCTTGAAGCAAAGGTGCGACATATGAAAGAGCAGAATCGTACTCTACGAATGATGCTGGAAACTATGAGCAGAAAATGGCAGAAGCTTCAACTTCATGTTCAAGAGATCAACAATGCACAAGGTTGTCGCCAAAGTTTTTCCACAGCACAAAAGCCATCGCGAATCTTTGTTAAAACCCACCCCAATGACAATAGTGTG ATGGTAAAAGATGGTTACCGGTGGAAGAAGTATGGGCAGAAGAAAACTACTAAAGACAATCCTTCACCCAGAGCTTATTACAAGTGCGCGTTGGCTCCTACATGCCCCGTTAAGAAAAAG GTGCAAATAAGCATACAGGATAAGTCTATCATAGTCGCAACTTACGAAGGAAAGCATAACCACGGTTTTGCTTCTCGTGATTTATTGAAGCCATCATCATCGTCTACACCCGAAGTCTCGACAATAATGAATAACGATTTACCTATGACAAACATGTCGAACAACATCAACATCGACCTTTGTCTATGGAATCGTGTAACACTTTGTGATGACGATAAACAGCATAAGGACGGTGGCACTCACATTAAAGTTCAGGAATGTGTTACTTCTCTGCTAAAAGATCCTAACTTTATCGCATCTTTTGCTGAAGCCGTTATTCTCTCCATCAATACTCAGAATAAGCAAGTGGGTCTTAACCTCAGTTTGGGTCTTCCTCAACCACATTTCTTTAAGTAA
- the LOC114162261 gene encoding protein POLAR LOCALIZATION DURING ASYMMETRIC DIVISION AND REDISTRIBUTION-like isoform X1, which yields MSTKQKHLFLKSPNLNLCPVAHSHSLHRRLRIADILLADQDHDGVDCMDAFRETPSKKCFSPRRLVESLLAPLRLGKGVRLQQHRQNGTGDLDAPPSATNDLKGSDDCTAGQLHESDTSFKIGVGCGLLYLLAASKNELGKMVELRKEMEVLLQNMKGELQSKDVLLKPLKQNDALAFSITDIQEVSSSDSQISIHSQTQYVQPESKRNMVPNHFLECNISEQGECAEEINDLQAEFEIELQRLQLYLDGEAEFEDAKHEGVKVTVKDCSSKSSHSSSFGEIIMEPIGADYDVSFGVSPIELERRLHELLEARLEERITELESALECTTEKLIKKEIEATWWKDTARLVSQHVPETSRFTFPLDPEIAVKLSKFVG from the exons ATGTCAACGAAACAGAAACACCTCTTCTTGAAATCCCCAAATCTTAATTTGTGTCCCGTCGCTCACTCACACTCTCTCCACCGTCGGTTACGCATCGCTGATATTCTTCTTGCCGACCAAGATCACGACGGCGTCGATTGCATGGACGCCTTCCGAGAAACGCCGTCGAAGAAGTGCTTTTCGCCTCGCAGGCTCGTTGAGTCGTTGCTGGCGCCGCTGAGGCTGGGCAAGGGAGTCAGACTTCAGCAACACCGGCAGAACGGGACCGGTGATTTGGACGCGCCGCCGTCGGCGACGAATGACCTCAAAGGAAGCGATGATTGTA CAGCAGGACAGTTACATGAGAGTGATACATCTTTTAAGATAGGAGTTGGTTGTGGCTTGCTGTATCTCCTCGCAGCAAGTAAAAATGAGCTGGGTAAGATGGTTGAGTTGCGGAAAGAAATGGAGGTGCTCCttcaaaatatgaaaggagAACTACAGAGTAAAGATGTGCTTCTTAAGCCATTGAAACAAAATGACGCTCTTGCTTTTTCCATAACTGATATTCAAGAAGTTTCCAGTTCTGATAGTCAGATTTCTATTCATTCACAAACACAGTATGTTCAACCAGAGTCAAAACGAAATATGGTTCCCAATCATTTTTTAGAATGTAACATAAGTGAACAAGGTGAATGTGCAGAAGAAATAAATGATCTCCAGGCAGAATTCGAGATTGAGTTACAGAGGTTGCAACTGTATTTGGATGGAGAAGCTGAATTCGAAGATGCAAAACACGAGGGAGTCAAG GTTACTGTTAAGGACTGTAGTTCAAAAAGCAGCCATAGTTCAAGTTTTGGTGAAATAATAATGGAACCTATAGGAGCAGATTATGATGTATCATTTGGAGTTTCTCCAATTGAACTGGAGAGAAGGTTGCATGAACTACTTGAAGCAAGACTGGAAGAACGGATAACAGAGCTGGAATCTGCGTTAGAATGCACCACAGAAAAGCTGATCAAAAAAGAGATAGAGGCTACTTGGTGGAAAGACACTGCACGACTTGTCTCACAACATGTTCCAGAAACTTCTCGGTTTACTTTTCCACTTGATCCTGAGATTGCTGTAAAGTTGAGTAAATTTGTAGGATAG
- the LOC114162261 gene encoding protein POLAR LOCALIZATION DURING ASYMMETRIC DIVISION AND REDISTRIBUTION-like isoform X2: MSTKQKHLFLKSPNLNLCPVAHSHSLHRRLRIADILLADQDHDGVDCMDAFRETPSKKCFSPRRLVESLLAPLRLGKGVRLQQHRQNGTGDLDAPPSATNDLKGSDDCTGQLHESDTSFKIGVGCGLLYLLAASKNELGKMVELRKEMEVLLQNMKGELQSKDVLLKPLKQNDALAFSITDIQEVSSSDSQISIHSQTQYVQPESKRNMVPNHFLECNISEQGECAEEINDLQAEFEIELQRLQLYLDGEAEFEDAKHEGVKVTVKDCSSKSSHSSSFGEIIMEPIGADYDVSFGVSPIELERRLHELLEARLEERITELESALECTTEKLIKKEIEATWWKDTARLVSQHVPETSRFTFPLDPEIAVKLSKFVG, translated from the exons ATGTCAACGAAACAGAAACACCTCTTCTTGAAATCCCCAAATCTTAATTTGTGTCCCGTCGCTCACTCACACTCTCTCCACCGTCGGTTACGCATCGCTGATATTCTTCTTGCCGACCAAGATCACGACGGCGTCGATTGCATGGACGCCTTCCGAGAAACGCCGTCGAAGAAGTGCTTTTCGCCTCGCAGGCTCGTTGAGTCGTTGCTGGCGCCGCTGAGGCTGGGCAAGGGAGTCAGACTTCAGCAACACCGGCAGAACGGGACCGGTGATTTGGACGCGCCGCCGTCGGCGACGAATGACCTCAAAGGAAGCGATGATTGTA CAGGACAGTTACATGAGAGTGATACATCTTTTAAGATAGGAGTTGGTTGTGGCTTGCTGTATCTCCTCGCAGCAAGTAAAAATGAGCTGGGTAAGATGGTTGAGTTGCGGAAAGAAATGGAGGTGCTCCttcaaaatatgaaaggagAACTACAGAGTAAAGATGTGCTTCTTAAGCCATTGAAACAAAATGACGCTCTTGCTTTTTCCATAACTGATATTCAAGAAGTTTCCAGTTCTGATAGTCAGATTTCTATTCATTCACAAACACAGTATGTTCAACCAGAGTCAAAACGAAATATGGTTCCCAATCATTTTTTAGAATGTAACATAAGTGAACAAGGTGAATGTGCAGAAGAAATAAATGATCTCCAGGCAGAATTCGAGATTGAGTTACAGAGGTTGCAACTGTATTTGGATGGAGAAGCTGAATTCGAAGATGCAAAACACGAGGGAGTCAAG GTTACTGTTAAGGACTGTAGTTCAAAAAGCAGCCATAGTTCAAGTTTTGGTGAAATAATAATGGAACCTATAGGAGCAGATTATGATGTATCATTTGGAGTTTCTCCAATTGAACTGGAGAGAAGGTTGCATGAACTACTTGAAGCAAGACTGGAAGAACGGATAACAGAGCTGGAATCTGCGTTAGAATGCACCACAGAAAAGCTGATCAAAAAAGAGATAGAGGCTACTTGGTGGAAAGACACTGCACGACTTGTCTCACAACATGTTCCAGAAACTTCTCGGTTTACTTTTCCACTTGATCCTGAGATTGCTGTAAAGTTGAGTAAATTTGTAGGATAG